A section of the Pedobacter sp. HDW13 genome encodes:
- a CDS encoding DUF6298 domain-containing protein, with protein sequence MPKTNHILKSPSLKTISILVIAFFVSQVSFGQKTKPVEPPKPIFKGKDGKMAYTADAQGNRIPDFSYAGYMAGEKAIPTATVKIVVPVVEGDATPYIQRAIDMVSALQPGKNGLRGAVLLEKGTYQVAGILKISASGVIIRGSGMGENGTRIFATGLDRIGLIRILGKNNKIQQAAVAINDTYVPVNAMQLTLADASGFKVGDRITIQRPSTKEWIETLKTVEFGGGESALGWKPGTRDIFWDRKITAISGSTITFDAPITTALDAKIGGATVAKYKWDGRIAKVGIENLKLESDYHKDNIKDEYHRWTAICIENAEDAWVRQIVFEHFAGSAVNVLATAKRITVEDCKSLAPVSEIGGERRNTFLTTGQQTLFQRLYSEYGYHDFSVGFCAPGPNVFVQCQSYLPFSFSGAYDSWASGVLFDIVNIDGQALSYLNRGQDGQGAGWSAANSVFWQCSAARVDNYQPPTAQNWAFGTWSQFAGNGYWDMSNEQIQPRSLYYAQLKDRLGNSVDARTFVLPVETEASSSPPVDVALKLTKLAYKPALTLSEYIDSAAERNKIPTDKGQAKSVTSSGFHSSSTVQTAGIMSIKNGWIARGNEIVLGDRQEVPWWNGSARPHGLKNTKFHITRFVPGREGNGLTDNLEEITDSMKNGQVKILDHNYGLWYDRRRDDHERIRRMDGEVWAPFYELPFARSGQDKAWDGLSKYDITKYNLWYWDRLKTFANLADQKGLVLIHENYFQHNIIEAGAHYADFPWRTANNINSTGFPEPVPYAGDKRIFMAEQFYDISNAHHRAIHKAYIRKCLENFDGNSGVIQLIGAEFTGPLHFVQFWIDTIKEWEKETGKHPIIGLSVTKDVQDAILADPERANVIDLIDIRYWHYQADGTAYAPQGGLSLAPRQHARLLKPKKTSFEEVYHAVSEYKTKFPEKAVIYSGDSYDNFGWAILMAGGSLSNVDHIDKATLNLIAGTKAFLPVGKNTKQYGLENAGKTYVLYNATTEAISVDLTKTSGKFSLKVLNPKTGKVLKEEKINGNTVAKISKTGAGDEVIIINKI encoded by the coding sequence ATGCCAAAAACTAACCACATATTAAAGTCACCATCACTTAAAACTATCTCCATTCTGGTGATTGCGTTTTTTGTGAGCCAGGTATCCTTTGGTCAGAAAACCAAACCAGTTGAGCCACCTAAGCCCATATTTAAGGGTAAAGATGGTAAAATGGCGTACACTGCTGATGCCCAGGGAAACCGCATTCCCGATTTTTCTTATGCCGGTTACATGGCTGGCGAAAAAGCTATTCCCACAGCTACAGTTAAAATTGTGGTTCCGGTGGTTGAGGGCGATGCGACCCCGTATATTCAGCGTGCTATTGATATGGTTTCTGCGCTGCAACCGGGCAAGAATGGTTTACGTGGTGCAGTTTTATTAGAAAAAGGAACTTATCAGGTTGCCGGAATCTTAAAAATTTCGGCTTCTGGTGTCATCATCAGGGGGAGCGGAATGGGAGAGAATGGCACCAGGATTTTCGCTACCGGTTTAGATCGTATCGGCCTAATCAGGATTTTGGGCAAAAACAACAAAATTCAACAAGCGGCAGTTGCCATTAACGATACGTATGTGCCTGTTAATGCCATGCAACTTACGCTGGCCGATGCAAGTGGATTTAAAGTGGGTGATAGAATCACCATACAACGTCCATCCACAAAAGAGTGGATTGAAACACTAAAAACAGTTGAGTTTGGCGGTGGCGAAAGTGCGCTCGGCTGGAAACCAGGTACAAGGGATATTTTCTGGGACCGTAAAATTACCGCCATCAGCGGATCAACCATAACTTTCGATGCGCCCATTACTACCGCACTCGACGCCAAAATTGGTGGTGCAACTGTTGCTAAATACAAATGGGATGGCCGCATTGCAAAGGTTGGTATTGAGAACCTAAAACTCGAATCAGATTACCACAAAGACAATATTAAGGACGAATATCATCGTTGGACAGCTATCTGCATCGAAAACGCAGAAGATGCCTGGGTACGGCAGATTGTTTTCGAGCATTTTGCAGGTTCTGCAGTGAATGTTCTGGCTACAGCCAAAAGAATTACAGTTGAGGATTGTAAATCCTTAGCCCCGGTTTCTGAAATTGGTGGCGAACGACGCAATACCTTTTTAACCACAGGCCAGCAAACGCTTTTCCAAAGGTTGTATTCAGAATATGGCTACCACGATTTCTCGGTTGGTTTCTGCGCACCCGGACCTAATGTTTTTGTACAATGCCAATCGTATTTGCCATTTAGTTTTAGTGGCGCTTACGATAGCTGGGCTTCGGGAGTGTTATTCGATATCGTAAATATTGACGGGCAGGCATTAAGTTATCTGAACCGTGGTCAGGATGGCCAGGGAGCAGGCTGGAGTGCTGCAAACAGTGTTTTTTGGCAGTGTAGTGCAGCAAGAGTCGACAATTACCAGCCACCCACTGCTCAAAACTGGGCTTTTGGCACCTGGTCGCAATTTGCAGGTAACGGTTACTGGGACATGTCGAATGAGCAAATCCAGCCCCGTAGTTTGTATTATGCCCAGTTAAAAGACAGGTTAGGCAACAGCGTTGATGCCCGAACCTTTGTACTTCCGGTTGAAACCGAAGCATCGAGCAGTCCGCCTGTTGATGTTGCCCTTAAACTCACCAAACTGGCTTATAAACCTGCATTAACCTTATCCGAATATATCGATTCGGCAGCAGAAAGGAATAAAATCCCAACCGATAAAGGTCAGGCTAAATCCGTTACCAGCTCAGGATTTCACAGCAGCAGCACCGTGCAAACAGCTGGTATAATGAGCATAAAAAATGGCTGGATTGCCCGTGGCAACGAAATTGTGCTTGGCGACAGGCAGGAAGTTCCCTGGTGGAATGGCAGCGCCCGTCCGCATGGCTTAAAAAACACGAAATTCCACATTACCCGTTTTGTACCGGGCCGCGAAGGAAATGGCTTAACCGATAATTTAGAGGAAATAACCGATTCGATGAAAAATGGCCAGGTTAAAATCCTTGATCACAATTATGGCCTTTGGTATGATAGGAGAAGAGACGACCACGAGCGTATCCGCCGTATGGACGGAGAAGTTTGGGCACCATTTTACGAACTTCCTTTTGCCCGTAGCGGACAGGATAAAGCCTGGGATGGTTTGAGTAAATACGATATCACCAAATACAACCTCTGGTATTGGGACCGTTTAAAAACTTTTGCTAACCTGGCCGATCAGAAAGGTTTGGTACTCATTCACGAAAACTATTTTCAGCATAACATTATTGAAGCCGGTGCACACTATGCCGATTTCCCATGGCGTACCGCAAATAACATCAACAGTACAGGTTTCCCTGAGCCCGTTCCTTATGCAGGCGATAAACGCATTTTTATGGCAGAGCAGTTTTACGATATCAGCAATGCACACCACAGAGCAATCCATAAAGCTTATATCCGAAAATGCCTGGAAAATTTCGACGGAAACTCTGGTGTAATCCAGCTTATCGGTGCTGAGTTTACAGGCCCTCTACATTTTGTACAATTCTGGATCGACACCATTAAAGAATGGGAAAAGGAAACCGGCAAACACCCGATTATTGGGCTAAGCGTAACGAAAGACGTGCAGGATGCCATTTTAGCTGATCCGGAACGCGCAAACGTAATCGATTTAATCGATATCCGCTATTGGCACTATCAGGCCGATGGCACTGCCTATGCACCGCAAGGAGGTTTAAGCCTTGCCCCACGTCAGCACGCACGCTTATTAAAACCTAAGAAAACATCTTTTGAAGAGGTTTATCATGCTGTTTCTGAGTATAAAACCAAATTCCCTGAAAAAGCGGTAATCTATTCGGGCGATAGCTACGATAATTTCGGATGGGCCATTTTGATGGCAGGCGGTTCACTTTCTAACGTAGATCATATCGATAAAGCTACACTTAACCTCATTGCAGGTACCAAGGCCTTTCTTCCGGTAGGAAAAAATACAAAGCAATATGGTTTGGAAAACGCAGGAAAAACCTATGTTCTATACAACGCCACCACCGAAGCCATAAGTGTAGACCTGACTAAAACCAGCGGGAAATTCAGTTTGAAAGTATTGAATCCTAAAACCGGAAAAGTACTGAAAGAAGAGAAAATAAACGGAAATACGGTTGCCAAAATCAGTAAAACCGGTGCAGGCGACGAGGTAATTATCATCAATAAAATTTAG
- a CDS encoding sialate O-acetylesterase, whose protein sequence is MRQLTVYSSEFAVFPSLRLKRFVIPTVAKESFKQTIKISRLRCTSLEMTIIITLLSFFSLTTNAKILLPQILSSNMVLQRDKPITIWGFAAVGEKVTVTFAGQKKEAIAGQNGSWAVVLNPLKTSAEPQSMIISGANTIELSNILIGEVWLCSGQSNMEYAMRKLAKIPKPKNDKLGFPADEVAQAKNKQIRIFLVNRKTLIKPDSIHKSWSVAQDSALRAFSAVGYFFAKELQQKLGVPVGVISSAVPGSAIEPWISQEAFATEPYFKNEKVGNDPGKFYTPMIEPLSKFKIAGFLWYQGETNCFLSETISYSYKMKTLINLWRKAWGESNLPFYYVQIAPFDYSKQKSDKVVLTADTEPAFWEAQEQILRLPNTGMVSTSDLNDNGGDLHPTYKWEVGRRLALWALAKTYKQKTDFSGPVYKTVAFKGDKAVLDFEYLNANASDTVTGFTLAGADGKFVPANAVIKAGKVWVSAKDVALPKAVRYNWTENPTGNFYNHGLPALPFRTDNPLNQQFKTN, encoded by the coding sequence ATGAGGCAGTTGACAGTTTACAGTTCGGAGTTTGCAGTTTTCCCTTCATTGCGCTTAAAGCGCTTCGTCATTCCGACTGTAGCGAAGGAATCTTTTAAGCAAACTATTAAGATTTCTCGGCTACGTTGCACTTCGCTCGAAATGACGATAATCATTACGCTCTTATCGTTTTTTTCGCTTACCACCAATGCCAAAATCCTGTTGCCGCAAATCTTATCCAGCAATATGGTTTTGCAACGCGATAAACCCATCACGATCTGGGGCTTCGCAGCTGTTGGCGAAAAAGTAACGGTTACCTTTGCAGGCCAGAAAAAAGAAGCGATTGCCGGCCAAAACGGAAGCTGGGCAGTGGTATTAAATCCATTAAAAACATCGGCAGAGCCACAAAGCATGATCATTTCTGGTGCTAATACAATCGAACTCAGCAATATCCTGATTGGTGAGGTATGGCTTTGCTCCGGCCAGTCGAACATGGAATATGCCATGCGTAAACTTGCCAAAATCCCGAAACCAAAAAACGACAAACTGGGTTTCCCGGCTGATGAAGTTGCACAGGCGAAAAATAAACAGATCAGAATTTTCCTGGTGAATAGAAAAACGTTGATTAAACCCGATTCTATTCATAAAAGCTGGAGTGTAGCCCAGGATTCAGCCTTGCGGGCTTTTTCGGCTGTAGGTTATTTCTTTGCGAAGGAACTACAGCAAAAGCTCGGCGTTCCGGTGGGGGTAATTTCTTCCGCTGTACCCGGCAGCGCCATCGAGCCCTGGATTAGTCAGGAAGCATTTGCTACAGAACCTTATTTCAAAAACGAAAAAGTGGGTAACGATCCGGGCAAGTTTTATACACCAATGATTGAACCGCTTTCCAAATTTAAAATCGCTGGCTTTTTATGGTATCAGGGAGAAACCAATTGCTTTTTAAGCGAAACGATCAGCTACAGTTATAAAATGAAAACGCTGATAAACCTCTGGCGCAAAGCATGGGGCGAAAGTAATCTGCCTTTTTATTATGTGCAGATTGCCCCTTTCGATTACAGCAAGCAAAAAAGCGATAAAGTGGTATTGACCGCCGATACAGAGCCTGCTTTTTGGGAAGCACAAGAACAGATCTTACGCTTGCCCAATACCGGAATGGTTTCAACCTCCGATTTAAACGATAACGGTGGCGATTTACATCCAACTTATAAATGGGAGGTAGGCAGGCGTTTAGCACTTTGGGCTTTAGCCAAAACTTACAAGCAAAAAACAGACTTTTCTGGTCCTGTTTATAAAACAGTCGCCTTTAAAGGCGATAAAGCCGTACTCGATTTCGAATATTTAAATGCAAACGCTTCTGATACTGTTACCGGCTTTACACTGGCAGGTGCTGATGGCAAATTTGTACCAGCCAATGCAGTTATCAAAGCCGGCAAGGTATGGGTTTCTGCTAAAGATGTAGCGCTGCCTAAAGCGGTGCGCTATAACTGGACAGAAAATCCCACCGGAAATTTTTACAACCACGGTTTACCCGCTTTACCTTTTCGAACCGATAATCCATTAAACCAGCAATTTAAAACCAATTAA
- a CDS encoding six-hairpin glycosidase, which translates to MKIFKIISLVLLFALAISNAQAQDTVRYTGKTLVNADYHHGQLTPVVGVHNIQTFRANREHPELAENFGWTYNHAPMLAYWNNRFYVEYLSDKVGESIPPGQTLLQSSKDGYTWTKPDVIFPVYRIPDGTTKEGRTDVAKDLDAVMHQRMGFYVSTKNVFLVLGFYAISFDAKDDPNDGHGIGRAVREIQADGKYGPIYFIHYNPGYSEKNTRYPYYTKSKSKAFVEACKELLTNKLMTQQWNEEADRKDPLITLQKQYKAFSYYHLPDGRVVGLWKNALTAISTDNGKSWPESAFRAPGFVNSNAKIWGQKTSDGNYATVYNPSEYRWPLAISTSKNGLDYTDLSLVNGEISPMRYGGNYKSYGPQYVRGIEEGNGKPADGKLWVTYSMNKEDIWVSGIPVPVSTTVKTHVNDDFSKMPAEQALAFWNIYSPLWAPVKVENGNLVLKDKDPFDYAKAERVFPASAKLSASFSVTPKQDNFGLLEIELQDEKGMATVRLTFDTAGVLSAKAGARYKNFLKYKAGETYDIKLKLTTANRFYTITVNGKDVLTSLAFQPLANVSRIVFRTGDVRRFPDVDTPADQTYDLKNAGEAEKKEAVYLIKYLKTEGL; encoded by the coding sequence ATGAAAATATTTAAAATAATTAGTTTAGTCCTGTTGTTTGCATTGGCGATATCAAACGCGCAAGCGCAAGATACCGTGCGTTACACAGGCAAAACACTGGTTAATGCCGATTATCATCATGGCCAGCTAACACCGGTAGTGGGCGTGCACAATATTCAAACTTTCAGGGCGAACAGGGAACACCCTGAACTGGCCGAAAACTTTGGTTGGACTTATAACCACGCACCCATGCTGGCTTACTGGAATAACCGTTTTTATGTAGAATATTTAAGCGATAAAGTAGGAGAAAGCATCCCGCCGGGACAAACTTTACTACAATCGTCGAAAGATGGTTATACCTGGACCAAACCCGATGTAATTTTTCCGGTTTACCGTATTCCTGATGGCACTACAAAAGAAGGGCGCACCGATGTAGCTAAAGATCTCGATGCGGTGATGCACCAACGGATGGGTTTTTATGTATCCACCAAAAACGTATTCCTGGTTTTGGGCTTTTATGCCATTAGTTTCGATGCCAAAGATGATCCAAACGATGGGCATGGCATTGGCCGGGCGGTGCGCGAAATTCAGGCAGACGGCAAATACGGACCAATTTATTTCATTCACTACAATCCAGGTTATTCAGAAAAAAACACCCGATATCCTTATTATACAAAAAGTAAAAGCAAAGCTTTTGTTGAAGCTTGTAAGGAGTTGTTGACCAATAAATTAATGACCCAGCAATGGAACGAAGAGGCAGACCGAAAAGATCCGCTTATCACCTTGCAGAAGCAATACAAAGCGTTTAGCTATTACCATTTGCCTGATGGCCGCGTAGTAGGCTTATGGAAAAATGCACTAACGGCTATCAGTACCGACAATGGTAAAAGCTGGCCTGAAAGTGCTTTCCGTGCACCCGGTTTTGTAAACAGCAACGCCAAAATATGGGGACAGAAAACAAGCGATGGTAATTATGCAACAGTATATAATCCATCCGAATACCGCTGGCCACTTGCCATCTCTACCAGCAAAAATGGCTTAGACTATACTGACCTGTCCTTAGTTAACGGCGAAATCTCTCCGATGCGCTATGGCGGCAATTACAAATCCTATGGTCCACAATATGTGCGCGGCATAGAAGAAGGCAACGGAAAACCTGCCGACGGGAAACTTTGGGTAACCTACAGCATGAATAAAGAAGATATCTGGGTTTCTGGTATTCCGGTACCGGTAAGCACCACGGTAAAAACGCATGTAAACGATGATTTTAGTAAAATGCCGGCCGAACAGGCTTTAGCATTTTGGAATATTTACAGCCCGTTATGGGCACCTGTAAAGGTTGAAAACGGTAATCTGGTTTTAAAAGACAAAGATCCCTTTGATTATGCCAAAGCTGAACGCGTATTTCCTGCATCGGCTAAGCTAAGTGCTTCTTTCTCAGTCACTCCGAAACAGGATAATTTTGGCTTATTGGAAATTGAGCTGCAAGACGAGAAAGGCATGGCTACCGTTCGTTTAACTTTCGATACTGCAGGCGTGTTAAGTGCAAAAGCAGGTGCACGTTACAAAAACTTCCTAAAATATAAAGCTGGCGAAACTTACGATATTAAACTAAAACTAACCACCGCGAATCGTTTTTACACCATAACGGTTAACGGCAAAGATGTGCTCACCAGCCTGGCCTTTCAACCTCTAGCCAATGTTTCGCGCATTGTGTTCCGCACCGGAGATGTTCGCCGTTTCCCGGATGTTGATACACCTGCCGATCAGACCTACGATTTAAAAAATGCGGGCGAAGCCGAGAAAAAAGAAGCTGTTTACCTGATTAAATATTTAAAAACGGAGGGATTATGA
- a CDS encoding glycoside hydrolase family 140 protein, translating to MISLLAFGCKKKPYFGDNSLLVSENGRYLTTGDGKPFFWLGDTGWLLFGRLTREEANTYLEDRKQKGFNVIQVMVLHDVPSRNVYLDSSVVHADVSRPMVTPGNNPKDSVAYDYWDHVDYIVDKAAEKGLYMALVPVWGTNVKTGKVKEAQAKKYAEFLAKRYRDRWNIIWLNGGDIKGSDGLKVWNAIGQALRANDPNHLITFHPRGRTASSQWFHNSPWSDFDMVQSGHRRYEQDTSKNEKLHYGEDNWKYIETDYKLKPVKPTIDGEPSYEDIPQGLHDTTQPRWQDADVRRYGYWSVFAGAFGYTYGHNSVMQMYKFTDKKPAYGPKDQWITALNAKGATQMQYLKQLMLSHNYFDRVPDQTLVAGKNGERYERVLATRGEDYAFFYTYTGQNFKVQMGKIDGDDVKASWFDPRTGKITPIGEFENKGIHEFDPPGTPANGNDWVLILDNI from the coding sequence ATGATATCCTTACTCGCCTTTGGCTGTAAGAAAAAGCCGTATTTTGGCGATAATAGCTTACTGGTTTCCGAAAATGGCAGATATTTAACTACCGGCGACGGAAAACCTTTTTTCTGGCTGGGCGATACCGGCTGGTTACTGTTTGGCAGGCTAACGCGCGAAGAGGCCAATACCTACCTCGAAGATAGAAAGCAAAAAGGCTTTAATGTAATCCAGGTAATGGTTTTGCACGATGTGCCCTCGCGCAATGTGTATTTAGATTCGTCGGTAGTGCATGCTGATGTGTCCAGGCCAATGGTTACGCCAGGCAATAACCCCAAAGATTCTGTTGCTTACGATTATTGGGACCATGTAGATTACATTGTAGACAAGGCGGCCGAAAAAGGGCTTTACATGGCCTTGGTACCCGTTTGGGGAACCAATGTTAAAACCGGAAAAGTAAAAGAAGCGCAAGCCAAAAAATATGCCGAATTCTTAGCTAAAAGATACCGTGACAGATGGAATATCATCTGGCTAAATGGTGGCGACATTAAAGGTTCTGACGGCTTGAAAGTGTGGAATGCAATCGGCCAGGCACTAAGGGCCAACGATCCGAATCACCTAATTACTTTTCACCCAAGAGGCAGAACAGCCTCTTCGCAATGGTTCCACAATTCGCCGTGGAGCGATTTCGATATGGTACAATCGGGCCATCGCCGTTACGAACAGGATACTTCTAAAAACGAAAAATTACACTACGGCGAAGACAACTGGAAATACATTGAAACCGATTATAAGCTAAAGCCTGTTAAACCTACTATCGATGGCGAACCCTCGTATGAAGATATTCCCCAGGGTTTGCACGATACTACCCAACCACGCTGGCAAGATGCTGATGTGAGAAGGTATGGTTACTGGTCGGTTTTTGCGGGGGCTTTTGGCTACACATACGGCCATAATTCGGTAATGCAGATGTACAAGTTTACGGATAAAAAACCTGCTTACGGTCCAAAAGACCAGTGGATTACCGCCCTGAATGCTAAAGGGGCAACGCAAATGCAATATTTAAAACAGCTGATGCTATCGCATAATTATTTCGATCGCGTACCCGATCAGACGCTGGTTGCCGGTAAAAACGGAGAAAGGTACGAGCGTGTACTCGCTACAAGAGGCGAAGATTATGCCTTCTTTTATACCTATACAGGCCAAAATTTCAAAGTACAAATGGGTAAAATTGATGGTGATGATGTAAAGGCATCGTGGTTTGACCCAAGAACAGGAAAAATCACACCAATTGGCGAATTTGAAAACAAAGGGATTCACGAGTTTGATCCTCCGGGAACACCTGCAAATGGTAACGATTGGGTGTTGATTTTAGATAATATATAG
- a CDS encoding glycoside hydrolase family 43 protein, whose protein sequence is MLKSKLISSFRLAIIGLLCCGLTSCSKQAYLFTSFHEPATEGLRLLYSYDAYHWTDLNKTFLKPAVGTQKVLRDPSIVQGPDGTFHLVWTCSWKGDKGFGYASSKDLIHWSAQQFLPVMENEPKTVNVWAPEIFYDDEKKEFVIIWASTIPFRFAKGIEEEENNHRMYSVTTKDFITFSQPKLFLDPGFSVIDAVIVKRATKDYVLVLKDNTRPNRNLKVAFARSALGPYKNVSETFSPKLTEGPTVVKTGKDWLIYFDAYGQKIYSAYKTTDFKSFKDVTSEVSIPEGHKHGTIIKVKNKVIQDLLKSR, encoded by the coding sequence GTGTTAAAATCAAAGTTAATATCATCATTTCGGTTAGCTATAATTGGTTTGCTTTGCTGTGGGTTAACTTCCTGCTCCAAACAGGCTTACTTATTTACTTCGTTCCACGAACCGGCTACAGAAGGTTTGCGCCTGTTGTATAGTTATGATGCTTACCACTGGACCGATTTAAACAAAACGTTCTTAAAACCGGCAGTTGGCACGCAGAAAGTATTGCGTGATCCATCAATTGTTCAGGGTCCGGATGGCACTTTCCATTTAGTTTGGACCTGCAGCTGGAAAGGCGATAAAGGTTTTGGTTATGCCAGCTCCAAAGATCTCATCCACTGGAGTGCTCAGCAATTTTTACCAGTAATGGAAAACGAACCTAAAACCGTTAATGTTTGGGCTCCCGAAATTTTTTACGATGATGAAAAAAAAGAATTTGTAATTATTTGGGCATCAACCATACCATTCCGCTTTGCCAAAGGGATAGAAGAAGAGGAAAATAACCACCGAATGTATTCGGTTACAACTAAAGACTTTATAACTTTTTCTCAGCCGAAATTATTTCTTGATCCCGGTTTTAGTGTTATTGATGCCGTGATTGTGAAACGCGCAACTAAAGATTATGTACTGGTACTGAAAGACAATACCCGTCCGAACCGCAATTTAAAGGTAGCTTTTGCCAGGTCAGCTTTGGGGCCTTACAAAAATGTGTCTGAAACTTTTAGCCCGAAATTAACCGAAGGCCCTACGGTTGTAAAAACCGGAAAAGATTGGCTGATTTATTTTGATGCCTATGGACAAAAGATTTATTCGGCCTATAAAACAACTGATTTTAAATCCTTTAAAGATGTGACTTCCGAAGTTTCAATACCCGAAGGGCATAAACACGGAACAATTATAAAAGTGAAAAATAAAGTAATTCAGGATTTATTAAAGAGTAGATAA